One window of the Streptomyces sp. TS71-3 genome contains the following:
- the secA gene encoding preprotein translocase subunit SecA: MSVLQKIMRAGEGKILRKLHRIADQVNSIEEDFESLSDAELRALTDEFKQRYADGESLDDLMPEAFATVREAARRVLGQRHYDVQVMGGAALHWGYVAEMKTGEGKTLVSTMPAYLNALTGDGVHLITVNDYLAERDSEMMGRVHKFLGLTVGCILANMNPEQRREQYGCDITYGTNNEFGFDYLRDNMAWSKEELVQRGHNYAIVDEVDSILVDEARTPLIISGPADQATKWYGDFAKLVTRLKRGEAGNPMRGVEETGDYEVDEKKRTVGIHDPGVTKVEDWLGIDNLYESVNTPLVGYLNNAIKAKELFKRDKDYVVIDGEVMIVDEHTGRILAGRRYNEGMHQAIEAKENVEIKDENQTLATITLQNFFRLYDKLSGMTGTAMTEAAEFHQIYKLGVVPIPTNRPMVRLDRADLIYRTEVAKFDAVVDDIAEKHEKGQPILVGTTSVEKSEYLSQQLSKRGVQHEVLNAKQHEREAAIVAQAGRKGAVTVATNMAGRGTDIKLGGNPDDLAEAELRQQGLDPVEHVEEWAAALPAALERAEHAVKAEFEEVTELGGLYVLGTERHESRRIDNQLRGRSGRQGDPGESRFYLSLGDDLMRLFKAQMVERVMSMANVPDDVPIENKMVTRAIASAQSQVEQQNFETRKNVLKYDEVLNRQREVIYGERRRVLEGEDLKDQIQHFMDDTIDAYIQAETSEGFAEEWDLDRLWSAFKQLYPVKITIEELEDEAGDRAGLTAEFISEAIKDDIHEQYTAREDQLGVDIVRELERRVVLSVLDRKWREHLYEMDYLQEGIGLRAMAQKDPLVEYQREGFDMFTAMMDGIKEESVGYLFNLEVQVEQQFEEVPVEDAEPVDLSKAVQDTVPAGAGARPEIRAKGLDAPQRPDRLHFSAPTVDGEGGVVEGDFQNGDGGPVRSAADGLTRAERRKQQKGGRRRRK, from the coding sequence GTGTCCGTCCTCCAGAAGATCATGCGTGCAGGCGAAGGCAAGATCCTGCGCAAGCTGCACCGCATCGCGGACCAGGTCAACTCCATCGAAGAGGACTTCGAAAGCCTCTCCGACGCCGAGCTGCGCGCCCTTACGGACGAATTCAAGCAGCGCTACGCCGATGGCGAAAGCCTCGACGACCTGATGCCGGAGGCGTTCGCCACGGTGCGCGAGGCCGCACGCCGCGTGCTCGGCCAGCGGCACTACGACGTCCAGGTCATGGGCGGTGCCGCGCTGCACTGGGGCTACGTCGCCGAGATGAAGACCGGTGAGGGCAAGACACTCGTCAGCACCATGCCCGCGTACCTCAACGCGCTGACCGGCGACGGTGTCCACCTGATCACGGTCAATGACTACCTGGCCGAGCGCGACTCCGAGATGATGGGCCGCGTCCACAAGTTCCTGGGCCTGACCGTCGGCTGCATCCTCGCCAACATGAACCCGGAGCAGCGCCGCGAGCAGTACGGCTGCGACATCACCTACGGCACGAACAACGAGTTCGGCTTCGACTACCTCCGCGACAACATGGCGTGGTCCAAGGAGGAGCTGGTCCAGCGCGGGCACAATTACGCGATCGTCGACGAGGTCGACTCCATCCTGGTGGACGAGGCCCGTACCCCGCTGATCATCTCCGGCCCCGCCGACCAGGCCACCAAGTGGTACGGCGACTTCGCCAAGCTCGTGACGCGCCTCAAGCGCGGCGAGGCGGGCAACCCGATGAGGGGCGTCGAGGAGACCGGCGACTACGAGGTCGACGAGAAGAAGCGCACCGTGGGCATCCACGACCCGGGCGTGACCAAGGTCGAGGACTGGCTGGGCATCGACAACCTCTACGAGTCGGTGAACACCCCGCTGGTCGGCTACCTGAACAACGCCATCAAGGCCAAGGAGCTCTTCAAGCGCGACAAGGACTACGTCGTCATCGACGGCGAGGTCATGATCGTCGACGAGCACACGGGCCGAATCCTCGCGGGCCGCCGGTACAACGAGGGCATGCACCAGGCCATCGAGGCCAAGGAGAACGTGGAGATCAAGGACGAGAACCAGACTCTCGCCACGATCACCCTCCAGAACTTCTTCCGGCTCTACGACAAGCTCTCCGGCATGACCGGTACGGCCATGACCGAGGCCGCCGAGTTCCACCAGATCTACAAGCTGGGTGTCGTCCCGATCCCGACGAACCGGCCCATGGTCCGGCTGGACCGCGCGGACCTGATCTACCGGACCGAGGTCGCCAAGTTCGACGCCGTCGTCGACGACATCGCCGAGAAGCACGAGAAGGGCCAGCCGATCCTGGTCGGCACGACCTCGGTGGAGAAGTCGGAGTACCTCTCCCAGCAGCTCTCCAAGCGCGGCGTCCAGCACGAGGTGCTCAACGCCAAGCAGCACGAGCGTGAGGCCGCGATCGTCGCCCAGGCGGGCCGCAAGGGCGCCGTCACCGTCGCCACCAACATGGCCGGCCGCGGTACGGACATCAAGCTCGGCGGCAACCCCGACGACCTCGCCGAGGCGGAGCTGCGCCAGCAGGGCCTCGACCCGGTCGAGCACGTCGAGGAGTGGGCCGCCGCGCTGCCCGCCGCCCTGGAGCGCGCCGAGCATGCGGTCAAGGCGGAGTTCGAGGAGGTCACGGAGCTCGGCGGCCTCTACGTGCTCGGCACCGAGCGCCACGAGTCGCGCCGTATCGACAACCAGCTCCGCGGTCGTTCCGGCCGCCAGGGCGACCCCGGCGAGTCCCGCTTCTACCTCTCCCTCGGTGACGACCTGATGCGGCTGTTCAAGGCCCAGATGGTCGAGCGCGTGATGTCCATGGCGAACGTCCCCGACGACGTCCCCATCGAGAACAAGATGGTCACCCGGGCCATCGCCTCCGCGCAGTCCCAGGTCGAGCAGCAGAACTTCGAGACCCGGAAGAACGTCCTCAAGTACGACGAGGTCCTCAACCGCCAGCGCGAGGTCATCTACGGCGAGCGCCGGCGCGTCCTGGAGGGCGAGGACCTCAAGGACCAGATCCAGCACTTCATGGACGACACCATCGACGCCTACATCCAGGCGGAGACCTCCGAGGGCTTCGCGGAGGAGTGGGACCTCGACAGGCTCTGGAGCGCCTTCAAGCAGCTCTACCCCGTGAAGATCACCATCGAGGAGCTGGAGGACGAGGCGGGCGACCGTGCCGGGCTCACCGCCGAGTTCATCTCCGAGGCGATCAAGGACGACATCCACGAGCAGTACACGGCGCGCGAGGACCAGCTCGGCGTCGACATCGTGCGCGAGCTGGAGCGGCGCGTGGTCCTCTCGGTGCTGGACCGCAAGTGGCGTGAGCACCTCTACGAGATGGACTACCTCCAGGAGGGCATCGGCCTGCGCGCGATGGCCCAGAAGGACCCGCTGGTGGAGTACCAGCGTGAGGGCTTCGACATGTTCACCGCCATGATGGACGGCATCAAGGAGGAGTCCGTCGGCTACCTGTTCAACCTGGAGGTCCAGGTCGAGCAGCAGTTCGAGGAAGTTCCGGTGGAGGATGCCGAGCCGGTGGACCTCAGCAAGGCCGTCCAGGACACGGTCCCGGCCGGTGCGGGCGCTCGCCCGGAGATCCGCGCCAAGGGCCTCGACGCTCCCCAGCGGCCCGACCGCCTGCACTTCTCCGCGCCGACGGTGGACGGCGAGGGCGGGGTCGTCGAGGGCGACTTCCAGAACGGGGACGGTGGGCCTGTGCGGTCCGCGGCGGATGGGTTGACCCGGGCGGAGCGGCGTAAGCAGCAGAAGGGTGGGCGGCGGCGCCGCAAGTAG
- a CDS encoding GNAT family N-acetyltransferase has product MEPATLTTARLLLRTPGIDDIKEVHAACQDPAVQRWTTIPSPYLTEHAESFLGQQVPDGWRNGTAFTFAAFLRDDGAPGGHTALVAMVGLSMHRMCIGEIGFWAAPGHRGRGYVTEAALAVIRWAFTSAGVERLEWRAEVGNAASRAVAEKAGFTMEGVLRSAIVHQGTRRDSWVAALLPSDLGLPTANAYIPAPAGPRD; this is encoded by the coding sequence ATGGAACCCGCGACGCTGACCACCGCCCGGCTTCTGCTGCGCACTCCGGGTATCGACGACATCAAGGAAGTCCACGCCGCGTGCCAGGACCCGGCCGTCCAGCGCTGGACCACGATTCCCTCTCCGTATCTGACCGAGCACGCGGAGAGCTTCCTCGGCCAGCAGGTCCCGGACGGCTGGCGCAACGGCACGGCCTTCACGTTCGCCGCCTTCCTGCGCGACGACGGCGCGCCGGGCGGCCACACCGCCCTGGTGGCGATGGTGGGCCTGTCCATGCACAGGATGTGCATCGGGGAGATCGGCTTCTGGGCCGCGCCGGGACACCGGGGCCGCGGCTACGTGACCGAGGCGGCACTCGCGGTGATCCGCTGGGCGTTCACCTCCGCGGGTGTCGAGCGCCTGGAGTGGCGTGCGGAGGTCGGCAACGCCGCCTCGCGCGCGGTGGCCGAGAAGGCGGGCTTCACCATGGAGGGCGTGCTGCGCTCCGCCATCGTCCACCAGGGCACCCGGCGCGACAGCTGGGTGGCCGCCCTGCTCCCGTCGGACCTGGGCCTGCCGACCGCCAACGCCTACATCCCGGCACCGGCCGGCCCCCGGGACTGA
- a CDS encoding winged helix-turn-helix domain-containing protein, translating into MTSDPPPAHDLSAEEARRIALRAQGLLGAPDRRAGVRGVLRHLGAVQLDTISVLARSHELVPYARLGAVGRRAVEEALWTPDPARAPHAFEYWSHAACVLPIEEWPHFAFRRRAYLARPHWNHDLPDGAYDRVIKQLRDEGPLTATELGGAKNGGPWWDWSAAKVAVERALMYGEVVCTRRRSWKRVYDLAERAIPDELRHDDLGDEECVRRLVAQAGRALGVGTRSDIADYHRLKAEQFDAVVADSGLVPVRVEGWAKPAGGPGGGRRGGRGARGTVDGWADPAALETLPRGRHRTTLLSPFDSLVWERPRTERIFGFSHRLEAYVPRQKRVYGYFAMPVLAGGRLVGRVDPARSGSTLVAKQVSMAATDRKALRGVAEALVEAAAWVGCSDVRLERVESPELREPLGEELARALG; encoded by the coding sequence ATGACGAGTGACCCGCCGCCCGCCCACGACCTCTCCGCCGAGGAGGCCCGCCGGATAGCGCTGCGCGCGCAGGGTTTGCTGGGCGCGCCGGACCGCAGGGCGGGGGTGCGCGGCGTGCTGCGGCACCTCGGCGCGGTCCAGCTCGACACGATCTCCGTGCTCGCCCGCAGCCATGAGCTGGTGCCGTACGCCCGCCTCGGCGCGGTCGGCCGGCGCGCGGTGGAGGAGGCACTCTGGACGCCCGACCCGGCCCGCGCCCCGCACGCCTTCGAGTACTGGTCGCACGCGGCCTGCGTGCTGCCCATCGAGGAGTGGCCGCACTTCGCCTTCCGCCGCCGGGCATACCTCGCCCGGCCGCACTGGAACCACGACCTGCCCGACGGCGCCTACGACCGGGTGATCAAGCAGTTGCGCGACGAAGGGCCCCTGACGGCCACCGAGTTGGGCGGCGCGAAGAACGGCGGCCCGTGGTGGGACTGGTCGGCCGCCAAGGTCGCCGTCGAGCGGGCGCTGATGTACGGCGAGGTGGTGTGCACCCGGCGGCGCAGCTGGAAGCGGGTGTACGACCTCGCGGAGCGCGCGATCCCCGATGAGCTGCGCCATGACGACCTGGGCGACGAGGAGTGCGTGCGCCGCCTGGTCGCCCAGGCGGGCCGGGCGCTCGGCGTGGGCACCCGCTCGGACATAGCCGACTACCACCGCCTCAAGGCCGAGCAGTTCGACGCGGTGGTCGCGGACTCCGGCCTCGTCCCCGTGCGCGTCGAGGGCTGGGCGAAGCCGGCGGGCGGGCCGGGCGGGGGCCGGCGCGGCGGGCGCGGCGCGCGCGGCACTGTCGATGGATGGGCCGATCCGGCGGCCCTGGAGACCCTCCCGCGCGGCCGGCACCGCACCACCCTGCTCTCCCCCTTCGACTCGCTCGTCTGGGAGCGCCCGCGCACGGAGCGGATCTTCGGCTTCAGCCACCGCCTGGAGGCGTACGTGCCGCGGCAGAAGCGGGTGTACGGCTACTTCGCCATGCCGGTGCTGGCGGGCGGGCGGCTGGTCGGCAGGGTGGACCCGGCGCGTTCGGGCAGCACCCTGGTCGCCAAGCAGGTGAGCATGGCGGCGACCGACCGCAAGGCGCTGCGCGGGGTGGCGGAGGCGCTGGTGGAGGCCGCGGCATGGGTGGGCTGCTCCGACGTCCGCCTGGAGCGCGTGGAGTCCCCGGAGTTGCGCGAGCCGCTGGGCG